In Syntrophomonas wolfei subsp. wolfei str. Goettingen G311, a single window of DNA contains:
- a CDS encoding NAD(P)/FAD-dependent oxidoreductase, translating into MNKVDVAIIGAGVVGLAIAWKIASKTGKTVVVIERNNKYGQEISSRNSEVIHSGLYYSPSMLKTQLCVRGNSLLYEFCEQRNVAHYRRGKILVALNQGEEEQLDALYNNALSNTVSVNRLTGRKVLEMEPEVLAYSGLYFPNTGTVDVHELMQALFFEGRQAGVVYLFYSIVKEAVYTGSGYEIGTQRETIHAQNVINCAGLGAETIAQLIGIDTIKSGYHLHPCKGDYFKIKRKLKIQHLVYSVPTSNSLGIHLSMDREGYLRLGPNAYYVEDLNYSVNESHGTEFFQAARQYIPSLKMEDLMPDFAGIRPKIQGPGEEMKDFVIKDESDPGYPGWINLIGIESPGLTSCLAIGDYVKELI; encoded by the coding sequence TTGAATAAAGTTGATGTAGCCATAATTGGTGCCGGAGTGGTGGGACTGGCTATAGCCTGGAAGATTGCAAGCAAAACAGGAAAAACAGTAGTTGTAATAGAGCGCAATAACAAATACGGTCAAGAAATATCCAGCCGGAACAGTGAAGTTATTCACTCTGGTTTATACTATTCTCCGTCTATGTTGAAGACCCAGCTTTGTGTACGGGGTAATAGTTTATTATATGAGTTCTGTGAACAAAGAAATGTTGCACATTATCGGCGAGGCAAAATACTTGTGGCGCTTAACCAGGGCGAAGAGGAGCAACTTGATGCTCTGTACAATAACGCGTTATCAAACACAGTAAGCGTAAATCGTTTAACTGGAAGAAAAGTCTTAGAAATGGAACCAGAAGTTTTAGCCTATTCTGGACTATACTTTCCTAATACGGGTACAGTGGATGTACATGAGTTGATGCAGGCCCTATTCTTTGAAGGTCGGCAGGCTGGTGTAGTTTACCTTTTTTACTCAATTGTAAAGGAAGCAGTATATACCGGAAGCGGTTACGAAATAGGGACTCAGCGAGAGACAATACATGCGCAGAATGTTATTAACTGTGCTGGTTTGGGAGCAGAAACAATTGCACAATTAATAGGAATAGACACAATAAAGAGTGGATATCACTTGCACCCCTGTAAAGGAGATTACTTCAAAATAAAGCGCAAGCTAAAGATTCAACATCTAGTATATTCGGTTCCTACTTCCAATAGCCTGGGCATTCATTTAAGCATGGATAGGGAAGGATATTTACGCCTGGGACCGAATGCTTATTATGTTGAAGATTTAAATTACTCGGTAAATGAAAGCCATGGTACTGAGTTTTTTCAGGCAGCACGACAATATATACCCTCATTAAAAATGGAAGATCTTATGCCTGATTTTGCCGGAATTAGACCGAAAATTCAAGGCCCTGGAGAGGAAATGAAGGATTTTGTAATCAAGGATGAGAGTGACCCGGGATATCCCGGGTGGATAAACCTTATTGGTATAGAATCCCCTGGGCTAACCTCTTGTTTGGCTATCGGGGACTATGTCAAAGAATTAATATAA
- a CDS encoding transposase — translation MNIRQNCIFSFEDALKIQPKSRLEKIINTLDLKPVLCKLDKPGEIKVRPKPYPAYAMLNALIAMRLENMGTFTQLVERLTYDPHLRYVCGFEPFGTAPSKSCFSRFYSKLAQSGCLETLFTSLVKQAEEMGLLDLSSVAIDATKVEAYEKSVPRKNIIQNGNAADWGIKSDTNGNPIKWFGYKLHIGTDVKSGLPIAMKVTPANCSDSSVALELVEKCCANTQSKIVYFLMDAGYDHREIYSVIRDKYHAQAIIALNKRGAKQPPEGFDWDGTPICSARYRMVYWGSYQGVNKFRCPHIMGKCDCPFGSAWCSDSNYRMVVKTKVKDDPRLFSSPHRGSANWQKQYNLRTYSERCFSRFKENLGLEDGLNVRKITKVETHAYLCAITMIAAVIAINQDSSTRSSAA, via the coding sequence ATGAATATTCGACAGAACTGTATTTTCTCCTTTGAGGACGCATTAAAAATACAACCAAAATCAAGGCTTGAGAAAATAATTAACACCCTTGATCTAAAACCAGTTCTTTGCAAATTAGATAAACCTGGCGAGATAAAAGTTAGACCAAAACCATACCCAGCCTATGCGATGTTAAATGCCCTGATAGCTATGAGACTAGAGAACATGGGTACCTTTACTCAACTGGTTGAACGACTTACTTATGATCCTCATCTACGGTATGTTTGCGGTTTTGAACCATTTGGTACCGCGCCTAGCAAATCATGTTTTAGCCGGTTTTATTCAAAACTTGCTCAGAGCGGTTGTTTAGAAACATTATTTACTTCCCTGGTTAAACAAGCAGAGGAAATGGGCCTTCTTGATCTTAGTTCAGTAGCAATTGACGCTACCAAGGTAGAAGCTTATGAAAAGTCCGTTCCCCGCAAGAATATCATCCAGAATGGTAATGCCGCTGATTGGGGTATTAAGAGTGATACCAACGGCAACCCTATCAAGTGGTTTGGCTACAAGCTCCATATTGGCACCGATGTAAAGTCCGGGCTTCCCATAGCAATGAAGGTAACACCGGCCAATTGTTCTGATTCCAGTGTAGCTTTGGAGTTGGTTGAGAAATGTTGTGCCAATACTCAGTCCAAAATAGTTTACTTCCTGATGGATGCTGGCTATGACCACCGTGAAATATATTCTGTAATCAGAGATAAATACCACGCCCAAGCTATCATTGCCCTGAATAAGCGGGGTGCTAAACAACCTCCAGAAGGTTTTGATTGGGATGGAACTCCCATCTGTTCTGCCAGGTATCGGATGGTGTACTGGGGTTCCTATCAGGGAGTAAACAAGTTTAGATGTCCTCATATTATGGGTAAATGCGACTGTCCTTTTGGCTCCGCCTGGTGTTCTGATAGCAACTATAGAATGGTGGTAAAAACTAAAGTTAAAGACGATCCCAGGTTATTTTCAAGTCCCCACCGGGGCTCTGCTAACTGGCAGAAGCAATATAATTTGAGAACCTACTCAGAACGCTGTTTCAGCCGTTTTAAGGAAAACTTGGGTTTAGAAGACGGGCTAAACGTTAGAAAAATAACTAAGGTTGAAACCCACGCTTATCTCTGTGCTATAACTATGATTGCAGCTGTAATAGCAATAAACCAAGACAGCAGTACTAGATCATCAGCAGCATAA
- a CDS encoding NAD-dependent epimerase: MKTVIVTGAAGFIGSKVSKELLKQGYTVIGIDNLNDYYDVQIKYWRLATLKEENKFVLYTADVENIEAIRFIFKFHQPDAVINLAARAGVRYSMENPHIYMTTNAHGTLNLLELCKEFGVRKFVLASTSSLYAGQEMPFKEELPVNTPISPYAASKKAAEMMAYTYHYLYGLDITVFRYFTVYGPAGRPDMSIFRFIKWIMEGTPLQVFGDGSQRRDFTYVDDIARGTVLGLKPMGYEIINLGNSNPDTLSKTIELIEEYTGKKTEIQYKEFHKADISATWANISKAQNLLGWQAKTNLPEGIKRTVQWMKDNWEWIQSIKLL, translated from the coding sequence ATGAAAACCGTAATAGTAACTGGTGCTGCAGGGTTCATCGGTAGTAAGGTATCTAAAGAACTACTAAAACAGGGTTATACCGTTATCGGGATAGATAATCTAAATGACTATTATGATGTACAGATCAAGTATTGGCGCCTTGCCACCCTAAAAGAAGAAAACAAATTTGTACTTTATACAGCAGATGTAGAAAACATTGAAGCTATAAGATTTATATTTAAGTTTCATCAACCGGACGCCGTTATTAATCTTGCTGCACGAGCAGGTGTAAGGTATAGTATGGAAAATCCCCATATATATATGACGACCAATGCTCATGGGACATTAAATCTTCTAGAACTCTGTAAGGAATTTGGAGTAAGGAAGTTTGTATTAGCATCTACCTCTTCTTTATATGCAGGACAAGAAATGCCGTTTAAAGAAGAATTACCTGTAAATACTCCTATTTCTCCATATGCAGCATCTAAGAAAGCAGCAGAAATGATGGCATATACCTACCATTATTTATATGGACTTGATATAACTGTTTTTAGATATTTTACAGTTTATGGTCCAGCAGGACGTCCAGATATGAGTATTTTTCGTTTTATAAAGTGGATCATGGAAGGAACTCCTTTGCAGGTTTTCGGTGATGGTAGTCAACGTAGGGATTTTACTTATGTGGATGATATTGCCCGGGGGACTGTTTTAGGATTAAAGCCTATGGGATATGAAATTATTAATTTGGGTAATAGTAATCCAGATACGTTATCCAAGACTATAGAGTTAATTGAAGAGTACACTGGAAAAAAAACTGAAATTCAATATAAAGAGTTTCATAAGGCTGATATTTCAGCTACATGGGCAAACATAAGTAAAGCACAAAATTTATTAGGATGGCAAGCAAAGACTAACTTACCGGAAGGAATAAAGAGAACAGTTCAGTGGATGAAAGATAATTGGGAGTGGATCCAAAGTATAAAACTATTATGA
- a CDS encoding NAD-dependent epimerase/dehydratase family protein: MDIKGKRFLVIGGAGLIGSHTVDELCKEDVGEIIIYDNFSRGRIENSTNAMRDPRVKIFDLGGELLHRDILDMAMKNIDGVFHFAALWLLHCYDYPRSAFEVNIGGTFNVLEACINNGVKRLVYSSSASVYGDAVEEPMTEDHPYNNNNFYGATKIAGEHMARALYHRYKGESNFNYVGLRYMNVYGPRQDYRGTYVAVIMKILDRLDKGLPPVVFGDGSQAYDFVYVGDCARANVCAMKADSTDSFYNVGTGIRTTIKELAELVLEITGSDQKIKYEPQGLTFVKNRIGSPVKAEQEINFKAQMPLREGLIKLIEWRNAHKAEVEQRRKEAGVSDE; the protein is encoded by the coding sequence ATGGATATTAAAGGCAAACGGTTTCTGGTGATAGGCGGAGCGGGACTAATAGGCTCCCATACCGTAGACGAACTTTGTAAGGAAGATGTAGGGGAAATAATAATATATGATAACTTCAGCCGGGGCAGAATCGAGAATTCAACTAATGCCATGAGAGACCCTCGGGTTAAGATATTTGACCTGGGCGGAGAACTCCTGCATAGAGATATACTTGATATGGCTATGAAGAACATTGATGGAGTATTTCATTTCGCTGCCCTCTGGTTGCTCCACTGTTACGACTACCCCCGTTCCGCTTTTGAAGTAAATATTGGTGGAACCTTCAATGTCTTGGAAGCCTGTATCAATAACGGAGTAAAACGCCTGGTCTATTCCTCTTCCGCATCCGTTTACGGAGATGCCGTAGAAGAACCCATGACCGAAGACCACCCCTATAATAACAACAATTTCTATGGGGCCACCAAAATTGCCGGAGAGCATATGGCCAGAGCCTTATACCACAGATACAAGGGAGAAAGTAATTTTAATTATGTAGGTCTTCGTTATATGAATGTATATGGCCCCCGTCAGGATTATCGCGGTACCTATGTAGCAGTAATAATGAAAATATTGGATCGTCTCGACAAAGGGCTGCCGCCGGTGGTTTTCGGTGACGGTTCCCAGGCATATGATTTTGTTTATGTCGGTGATTGTGCCCGCGCCAATGTTTGCGCTATGAAAGCTGACAGCACCGATAGCTTCTATAATGTAGGTACCGGTATACGCACTACTATCAAAGAATTAGCGGAACTGGTATTGGAAATAACCGGATCAGACCAGAAAATCAAGTACGAACCCCAGGGACTTACCTTTGTAAAAAACCGTATCGGTTCACCGGTAAAAGCTGAACAGGAAATAAATTTTAAGGCGCAGATGCCTCTGCGCGAAGGCCTCATAAAGCTCATCGAATGGCGCAATGCCCATAAGGCAGAGGTAGAACAGCGCAGGAAAGAAGCAGGGGTTAGCGATGAATAA
- a CDS encoding DegT/DnrJ/EryC1/StrS family aminotransferase — MNKRKMIQIATPKMGEEEWQALREPIETGWLTQGPKVAAFENEFARYHQVKHALATTSCTTALHLALLAVGVKTGDAVIVPSFTWVATANAVEYCGGIPVFCDIDPYTYNIDPASARTKIEESIKKGLKVTAIIPVHLFGLYADMEAILELAGEYNLKVVEDAACASGALYHGKTAGTLGDVGCFSFHPRKVLVTGEGGMCTTNDDELAIRINCLRNHGASVSEEQRHHGNAPYLLPEFNVLGYNYRMTDLQGALGLIQLKRLEGFISERDYWARYYDQKLAGLEWLRIPARPEGCKVSWQAYVCMVDEKKAPLSRNRLMEYLQENGISTRPGTQAVHMLGYYQDKYNLRDEDYPIAKDVYEHSIALPLHNCMQAEDYKYIISILRRL, encoded by the coding sequence ATGAATAAGCGTAAAATGATTCAGATTGCCACTCCTAAAATGGGAGAAGAAGAATGGCAGGCATTACGAGAACCAATTGAAACCGGATGGCTCACCCAGGGCCCAAAAGTAGCCGCCTTTGAAAATGAATTTGCCCGGTATCATCAGGTAAAACATGCCTTGGCAACTACTAGCTGTACAACAGCTTTACACTTGGCACTTTTGGCTGTAGGGGTAAAAACAGGTGATGCGGTTATCGTTCCCTCTTTTACCTGGGTGGCCACTGCCAACGCAGTGGAGTACTGCGGGGGAATACCGGTATTTTGTGATATAGACCCCTATACCTATAACATTGATCCGGCCAGTGCCAGGACGAAAATTGAAGAATCAATTAAAAAAGGCCTAAAGGTTACGGCCATTATTCCGGTACATCTTTTCGGCCTCTATGCCGATATGGAGGCAATACTTGAACTGGCCGGAGAATATAACCTGAAAGTAGTGGAAGACGCGGCCTGTGCCTCCGGAGCATTATACCATGGCAAGACGGCGGGAACTTTGGGTGATGTAGGCTGCTTTTCCTTCCATCCCCGCAAAGTTCTGGTTACCGGTGAAGGTGGGATGTGTACCACCAATGATGATGAGTTGGCCATAAGGATTAACTGTCTGCGAAATCATGGGGCGTCAGTATCCGAAGAGCAGCGACATCACGGCAATGCCCCCTATTTACTGCCCGAATTTAATGTTCTGGGTTACAACTATAGAATGACCGATTTACAGGGTGCTCTTGGTTTAATACAGTTAAAACGGCTGGAAGGATTTATTTCCGAAAGAGATTATTGGGCAAGGTATTATGACCAGAAATTAGCCGGATTGGAATGGCTAAGAATCCCGGCCCGTCCTGAAGGATGTAAGGTATCTTGGCAGGCTTATGTTTGTATGGTGGATGAAAAAAAGGCACCTTTGAGCCGGAATCGCCTGATGGAATACTTGCAGGAAAACGGCATATCAACCCGACCAGGAACCCAAGCGGTTCACATGTTGGGGTATTACCAGGATAAATATAATCTACGGGATGAGGATTATCCTATAGCGAAAGATGTATATGAGCATAGCATTGCCCTGCCCCTGCATAATTGCATGCAGGCAGAGGATTATAAATATATAATAAGTATTCTAAGGAGATTGTAA
- a CDS encoding GNAT family N-acetyltransferase yields the protein MLNIIEASDKNLDKWDELIGNSINGTIFHLEKFLSYHGERFKDRGKFLYICEGTQPFAQISLTIEEQDGECLARSPYGASYGGVVFQSYPGYRKGKEIVQLILDYLKQHQVDRFIITPPIACCSKSSLDTFNFNLLEAGFKSINRDISSVYYFENRPVFECLPSKVRNTIRTAEKNDIEIRQNADIRDFWQVLSSTYFKHGTNPTHSIEEFNLLMDLLPGRIYTNVAYKDGIPVAGVACFEINKLTNSSFYLCQFQEYQKYQALSLLVMTTLESSREKGFSFFDFGTSTVNMQARPNIFTFKEHFTKIGQFRETFEWKRQP from the coding sequence ATGCTTAATATAATTGAAGCTAGCGATAAGAATTTGGATAAATGGGATGAGCTTATTGGTAATTCTATAAATGGGACCATTTTCCATTTGGAGAAATTTCTATCTTATCATGGCGAACGATTTAAGGATAGGGGGAAGTTCTTATATATCTGTGAAGGTACCCAACCTTTTGCGCAGATTTCATTAACCATTGAAGAACAAGATGGAGAATGTTTAGCACGTTCTCCATATGGAGCAAGTTATGGAGGAGTTGTCTTCCAATCATATCCTGGTTATAGAAAAGGAAAGGAGATTGTACAACTTATCCTAGATTACCTGAAACAGCATCAAGTAGACCGCTTTATTATTACCCCTCCGATAGCCTGCTGTTCAAAATCTTCTTTGGATACATTTAACTTCAATCTATTAGAAGCTGGGTTTAAATCGATTAACCGCGATATTTCGAGTGTCTATTATTTTGAAAATAGGCCTGTTTTTGAATGCCTTCCCTCAAAAGTAAGAAATACAATAAGAACTGCAGAAAAGAATGACATTGAAATTAGACAAAATGCTGATATAAGGGATTTTTGGCAAGTATTATCATCAACGTACTTTAAACATGGAACCAATCCAACTCATAGTATTGAAGAATTTAATTTGCTTATGGATTTGTTACCTGGCCGGATATATACCAATGTTGCATATAAAGATGGGATACCTGTAGCTGGAGTAGCTTGTTTCGAAATAAATAAGCTCACAAATAGTTCATTTTATTTATGTCAGTTTCAAGAATATCAGAAATATCAAGCATTAAGTTTACTGGTTATGACAACATTGGAAAGTAGCCGGGAAAAAGGGTTTAGTTTTTTTGATTTCGGGACGTCCACAGTAAATATGCAGGCAAGGCCCAATATTTTCACCTTTAAAGAGCACTTTACCAAGATAGGACAATTTAGGGAGACTTTTGAATGGAAAAGACAGCCATAA
- a CDS encoding class I SAM-dependent methyltransferase yields the protein MERYFNGKANQLDLLLSRGTKVLDAGCGSGFSALLLFRKHLNDIYYLGADISNSVDIAKMRFEEAGCHGEFIQADLTKLPFSEPKFDVIFSEGVLHHTDSTEKAIKYLTTLLIPGGHFLFYVYKTKAPIREFTDDYVRNQLINMDDSQAWNELRSLTLLGKILGDLNIEVEIPEPILLLGIPAGRINIQRLFYWYICKAFYNPEWTIDEMNHVNFDWYRPLNCHRHTPEEIMTWCNQAGLKIERMNVQEAGITVVAKKE from the coding sequence ATAGAGCGGTATTTTAATGGAAAAGCAAATCAATTAGACTTATTACTTTCCAGGGGAACCAAAGTATTAGACGCAGGTTGTGGTAGTGGTTTTTCGGCTTTACTCTTATTCAGAAAACATCTCAATGATATTTATTATTTAGGTGCCGATATTTCAAATTCAGTTGATATTGCCAAAATGAGGTTTGAAGAAGCAGGGTGCCATGGCGAATTTATTCAGGCAGATTTAACCAAACTACCATTTTCAGAGCCCAAGTTTGATGTAATATTTTCTGAGGGGGTATTACATCATACTGACTCAACGGAAAAAGCTATAAAGTATTTAACAACGCTCCTTATACCGGGAGGGCATTTTTTATTTTATGTTTATAAAACGAAGGCTCCAATTCGTGAATTTACAGATGATTATGTAAGGAATCAGTTAATTAATATGGATGATTCCCAGGCATGGAATGAATTGCGAAGTTTAACGCTTCTAGGAAAGATATTGGGTGATCTTAATATTGAAGTTGAAATACCAGAACCTATATTGCTTTTAGGGATACCTGCGGGGAGGATTAATATTCAGAGGCTGTTTTATTGGTACATATGTAAAGCATTTTATAATCCGGAATGGACGATTGATGAAATGAATCATGTTAATTTTGATTGGTACCGACCCTTAAATTGCCATAGACATACGCCTGAAGAAATAATGACTTGGTGTAATCAAGCGGGTTTAAAGATTGAGCGAATGAATGTCCAGGAAGCGGGAATAACTGTGGTAGCAAAAAAGGAATAA
- the asnB gene encoding asparagine synthase (glutamine-hydrolyzing), translating into MCGIAGVFNLNGEPVSPVTLRKMTDIIAHRGPDGEGFYIDSFIGLGHRRLAILDLSPAGHQPMVSDDKNFAISYDGKIYNFQDLRSELEKCGHSFRSRTDTEVVLHAYMEWGEKCVHRFNGMFAFAIWDRTRQELFLARDRYGIKPIYYCFADNKFIFASEQKAILTHPSVHKEIDKEALLEYFTFQNIFTDKTLIKGIYLFPPASWSRVELGRQQSSLSPVQYWDYDFREPEQAVDEQEYLEELDRLFTQAVKRQLLSDVEIGSYLSGGMDSGSITAIAAKHLPYIKTFTCGFDLNSASGLELGFDEREKAEYMSYLFKTEHYEMVLKAGDMERVMPSLAWHLEEPRVGQSYPNFYAAQLASKFVKVVLSGGGGDELFGGYPWRYYRAVVNDDFENYIDKYYAFWQRLIPNQAISRVFKPIWNDVSRVWTRDIFRDVFKNRKEQLNSPEDYVNHSLYFEARTFLHGLLVVEDKLSMAHSLETRAPFLDNDLVDFAMQIPVSMKLRNLSEVVRLNENEPGSKTKKYFEKTNDGKLLLRKMMERYIPAQITDAEKQGFSAPDASWFKGESIEYVKRTLFAPNAKIYDYLDYTYVKNLMEEHLSGRVNQRLFIWSLLNFEYYCQHNFK; encoded by the coding sequence ATGTGCGGCATAGCCGGAGTATTTAACTTAAATGGTGAACCAGTATCACCGGTAACCTTACGCAAAATGACTGATATTATAGCCCATCGGGGGCCTGATGGCGAAGGATTCTATATTGACAGCTTTATCGGCCTGGGTCATCGCCGGTTGGCAATACTAGATTTATCTCCGGCAGGACATCAGCCCATGGTGAGCGATGATAAAAACTTTGCCATAAGTTATGATGGAAAAATTTATAATTTCCAGGATTTGCGGAGTGAATTAGAAAAATGCGGTCACAGCTTTAGATCCCGAACCGATACTGAGGTAGTGTTGCACGCATATATGGAATGGGGAGAAAAATGCGTTCACCGTTTTAACGGTATGTTTGCCTTTGCCATATGGGATCGTACCCGGCAGGAATTATTCCTGGCCCGCGACCGTTATGGCATTAAACCCATTTACTATTGTTTTGCAGATAATAAATTCATTTTCGCCTCCGAGCAAAAAGCTATCTTAACTCATCCCAGTGTACATAAAGAAATAGATAAGGAAGCTTTGCTGGAGTATTTCACCTTTCAAAATATTTTTACTGACAAGACATTGATAAAAGGCATATATCTTTTCCCACCTGCATCGTGGAGCAGAGTTGAGTTAGGCCGGCAGCAATCTTCCCTGTCACCGGTACAATACTGGGATTATGATTTCAGGGAACCGGAACAGGCAGTCGATGAGCAGGAATATCTGGAGGAACTGGATCGACTATTTACCCAGGCAGTGAAGCGACAATTGCTAAGCGATGTGGAAATAGGTTCTTATCTAAGTGGAGGAATGGATTCAGGCTCCATTACTGCCATTGCCGCAAAACATTTGCCCTACATAAAAACCTTTACATGTGGCTTTGATTTGAATTCAGCTTCAGGTTTGGAACTGGGTTTTGACGAACGGGAAAAAGCAGAATATATGTCATACCTTTTTAAGACTGAGCACTACGAAATGGTACTTAAAGCCGGAGATATGGAAAGAGTCATGCCGAGTTTGGCCTGGCACCTGGAAGAACCCAGGGTGGGTCAGAGCTACCCGAATTTCTATGCCGCCCAATTAGCCTCCAAGTTCGTTAAGGTAGTCCTGTCCGGTGGTGGTGGGGATGAACTCTTTGGAGGATATCCCTGGCGTTATTACCGGGCTGTGGTAAACGATGATTTTGAAAACTATATCGACAAGTACTATGCATTCTGGCAGCGGCTAATACCTAATCAGGCCATAAGCAGGGTATTCAAACCCATCTGGAATGATGTAAGCCGTGTATGGACCAGGGATATATTCCGAGATGTTTTTAAGAATCGTAAGGAGCAATTGAATAGCCCGGAGGACTATGTAAATCATTCTCTTTATTTCGAAGCCCGCACCTTTTTACATGGTTTATTGGTAGTGGAAGATAAACTGAGCATGGCCCACAGCCTGGAAACCAGAGCACCGTTTCTTGATAATGATTTGGTGGATTTCGCCATGCAGATTCCGGTATCCATGAAATTACGCAACTTATCGGAAGTGGTACGCTTAAATGAAAATGAACCAGGATCCAAGACGAAGAAATACTTTGAAAAAACCAACGATGGCAAATTGCTGCTCAGAAAAATGATGGAACGCTACATCCCTGCACAAATAACAGATGCAGAAAAGCAGGGATTTTCTGCCCCTGATGCCTCTTGGTTTAAAGGTGAGAGCATCGAGTATGTAAAGCGAACCCTATTTGCTCCCAATGCCAAGATATATGATTATTTGGATTATACGTACGTAAAAAACTTGATGGAAGAACATCTATCAGGCAGGGTTAACCAGAGACTTTTTATCTGGTCACTTTTGAATTTTGAATACTATTGTCAACATAATTTTAAGTAA
- a CDS encoding DegT/DnrJ/EryC1/StrS family aminotransferase, protein MEKTAIRIPIFMYSLLTPAWEHKIEAQTDGDPFGDSQPMKEYYGPNGKWLLDGVLRHLNISREDEIAILTTSDERYVSTCVSITCFNYAKISRVVGPNTKVVIVIHEFGYVYPDIKNYVCNLKERGIVVIEDCAHIIGCDINGKKIGSFGDYALFSLPKISPARAGGLLRTTKNIKLPVLNSNLSQLTNIGIAGAEKYLPKYKFFNKGRIERAELLKSQVNDLCNIFEPSHPAVPYFLGIVTSEKSKIETSLPWIEFGATLRNDLVYIPTNPLASINLFELITNTIKNGGKICN, encoded by the coding sequence ATGGAAAAGACAGCCATAAGAATTCCAATATTTATGTATAGTTTATTAACCCCCGCTTGGGAGCATAAAATCGAAGCGCAAACAGATGGTGATCCATTTGGCGACTCTCAACCAATGAAAGAGTATTATGGTCCAAACGGAAAATGGCTGCTGGACGGAGTTTTAAGGCATCTAAATATATCACGTGAAGACGAAATTGCTATTTTAACCACAAGTGATGAACGCTATGTGTCAACATGTGTATCCATTACTTGTTTCAATTACGCTAAAATAAGCAGAGTGGTTGGTCCTAACACCAAGGTAGTAATAGTCATTCATGAGTTTGGATATGTTTACCCCGATATCAAAAATTATGTATGTAATTTGAAGGAAAGAGGTATTGTGGTTATTGAAGACTGCGCTCATATTATTGGCTGTGATATCAATGGTAAGAAAATAGGTTCTTTTGGTGACTATGCACTTTTTTCTCTTCCCAAAATAAGCCCAGCACGTGCAGGGGGCTTATTGAGAACGACTAAAAACATTAAACTGCCGGTTCTTAATTCTAATTTGTCCCAGCTTACAAATATAGGGATAGCTGGTGCGGAAAAGTACTTGCCGAAATATAAGTTTTTTAATAAAGGCAGAATAGAACGAGCAGAATTGTTGAAATCTCAAGTAAATGATCTATGCAATATATTTGAGCCTTCCCACCCGGCAGTACCATATTTTTTAGGAATAGTAACAAGTGAAAAATCCAAAATTGAAACATCACTTCCCTGGATAGAGTTTGGTGCTACGTTACGAAACGACTTAGTATATATTCCAACTAATCCATTAGCAAGTATTAATCTGTTTGAATTAATCACCAATACAATTAAAAATGGAGGGAAAATATGCAATTAG